One part of the Bdellovibrio bacteriovorus genome encodes these proteins:
- a CDS encoding AhpC/TSA family protein, translating to MKRSVQAASIWMFLLLGACTKEPGYHVADYQEIKFEDVPEEIKIPTKAWDLLEFKPAADGHGPAVGKNLIFSELTVYLVEKNPGVVEGEAIKIQLPRGGGTIDLSRFITDRRGTFYVGFDFPEFTDATGKKVLFLSKARKRRLGSEVFGAGCNQYFDITDEFFKKMKAEGLKVNSTQDRYLSVLGGSFLFAAEKGTDVHLAQVRFTNSQQPQFFCEER from the coding sequence ATGAAACGTTCCGTCCAGGCCGCAAGCATCTGGATGTTTCTTTTGCTGGGAGCCTGCACGAAGGAGCCCGGTTATCACGTGGCAGATTATCAGGAAATCAAGTTCGAGGATGTTCCTGAGGAAATCAAAATTCCCACCAAGGCCTGGGACCTTTTGGAGTTTAAACCCGCTGCCGACGGCCATGGGCCCGCAGTGGGTAAAAACCTGATCTTTTCTGAACTGACTGTTTATCTGGTCGAAAAAAATCCTGGTGTGGTTGAAGGTGAAGCCATCAAGATCCAGCTTCCGCGCGGCGGGGGCACGATTGACCTTTCACGCTTTATCACCGACCGCCGGGGCACTTTCTATGTGGGCTTTGATTTTCCGGAATTCACTGATGCCACGGGCAAGAAAGTGTTGTTCTTGAGCAAGGCGCGCAAGCGCCGTCTGGGCAGCGAGGTCTTCGGGGCCGGCTGTAACCAGTACTTTGATATTACGGATGAATTCTTCAAGAAAATGAAGGCCGAAGGACTGAAGGTCAACAGCACCCAGGACAGATATTTGAGTGTGCTAGGGGGAAGCTTCCTGTTCGCGGCGGAAAAAGGGACGGATGTTCATCTGGCCCAGGTTCGATTCACCAACTCTCAACAGCCCCAATTCTTCTGCGAGGAGCGCTGA
- a CDS encoding tetratricopeptide repeat protein has translation MSSTEKNWLVKSSTRILGPFTLAEVTEQLRSKQVSIIDEVRQPEGRWSYIRENKLFMDIVKNIREEQDSHSEQTMTQSIAHHTMTRTDVLPVTDDLTPTPVPHLDLTPPPIRDIKDVTPVVQTPANRASVNATAAKSYGATGDTRLQGKIREKSNLMRWGMLAAAVAVAGVVFFTLSQKDKNKSLGYEELMSQALRYKSLGLYERSLESYQRASKLKEPDAEAQVQMATVLISEDRQSLMGRRILERALVQENRSRSEIVDAYLGIAVSYMMDGDLKQAEDTLQKAIGHEPFNISALLNLAIIQLKKGNYGEAMRDFDSIYRKNPGSVLALFGKAMASVEYAKSVNDLTFLNQLVGDIKANIQKTGYLRQELLLFLVYAQSLMGDVDGVNRAVVQFLAEMPGQARNYIHPLQVEWRFTQWDYLEKYCAEAFKKQSPHAELKALRSVCLMEVNRDSDAAKILQEALAEAPKDPYVLVTQASYLSKVGRLPEALGILKMPELSQISVKNLLMGDICIITQDVNCAQTAYTHIYSTDKRSAPTLYGLAWVMVKSNNRPMAYDYVRAGLQAEPNYLPLLELRDQLESE, from the coding sequence ATGAGCAGCACAGAAAAGAACTGGTTGGTGAAATCCTCCACAAGGATTCTGGGCCCCTTCACTCTGGCTGAAGTCACTGAACAATTGCGCTCTAAGCAGGTGTCCATCATCGATGAGGTTCGTCAGCCGGAAGGCCGCTGGAGCTACATCCGTGAAAACAAACTGTTCATGGATATCGTCAAGAATATCCGTGAAGAACAGGATTCCCACTCTGAACAAACCATGACCCAGTCGATTGCTCATCACACGATGACAAGGACTGATGTCTTGCCAGTGACCGATGATCTGACGCCGACCCCGGTGCCACATCTGGATCTGACCCCGCCACCGATTCGCGACATCAAGGATGTGACTCCGGTGGTGCAGACTCCGGCGAACCGTGCCTCGGTGAATGCAACCGCTGCCAAAAGCTATGGCGCGACTGGCGACACCCGTTTGCAGGGTAAAATCCGTGAAAAATCCAATCTTATGCGCTGGGGAATGCTGGCGGCGGCCGTGGCCGTGGCAGGTGTGGTGTTCTTCACACTTTCCCAGAAAGACAAGAATAAATCCCTGGGTTATGAAGAGCTGATGAGCCAGGCTTTGCGCTACAAATCCCTGGGGTTGTACGAAAGATCCCTGGAATCTTATCAGCGCGCTTCCAAGCTGAAAGAGCCGGATGCCGAAGCCCAGGTGCAGATGGCAACCGTGCTGATTTCTGAAGACCGTCAAAGTCTGATGGGCCGCCGTATTCTGGAGCGTGCTTTGGTTCAGGAAAACCGCAGCCGCAGCGAAATCGTCGATGCTTATTTGGGGATTGCCGTGTCCTATATGATGGACGGGGACCTGAAACAAGCTGAAGACACTTTGCAAAAAGCCATCGGGCATGAGCCGTTTAATATTTCTGCTCTTTTGAATCTGGCAATCATCCAGTTAAAAAAAGGGAATTACGGCGAAGCGATGCGTGACTTTGATTCCATCTATCGCAAAAACCCGGGTTCTGTTCTGGCGCTGTTTGGTAAAGCGATGGCCTCGGTGGAATACGCCAAGTCCGTCAACGATCTGACTTTCCTGAACCAACTGGTGGGCGATATCAAAGCCAATATCCAGAAGACCGGTTATCTTCGTCAGGAACTTTTGCTGTTCCTGGTGTACGCGCAAAGTTTGATGGGGGACGTGGACGGGGTGAATCGTGCCGTTGTGCAGTTCCTGGCAGAAATGCCGGGACAGGCCCGCAACTACATCCATCCTTTGCAGGTTGAATGGCGTTTCACCCAGTGGGACTATCTGGAAAAATATTGTGCAGAAGCATTTAAAAAACAATCCCCGCATGCCGAACTGAAAGCGTTGCGTTCCGTGTGTCTGATGGAAGTCAACCGTGACTCGGATGCCGCGAAGATTCTGCAAGAGGCGTTGGCGGAAGCTCCAAAAGATCCGTATGTTCTGGTGACTCAGGCCAGTTATCTTTCCAAAGTGGGGCGTCTGCCGGAAGCTTTGGGAATTCTGAAAATGCCGGAGCTGTCCCAGATTTCTGTAAAAAACTTATTGATGGGTGACATCTGCATCATCACGCAGGATGTGAATTGTGCCCAGACTGCTTATACTCATATCTATAGCACTGACAAACGAAGTGCGCCGACGTTGTATGGTTTGGCGTGGGTGATGGTGAAGAGCAACAACCGTCCTATGGCTTACGACTATGTTCGCGCTGGTTTGCAGGCAGAACCAAACTATCTGCCACTTCTGGAGTTGAGGGATCAACTGGAGTCTGAGTAA
- the cysE gene encoding serine O-acetyltransferase yields MISGILEFLRTYKNYDPAAKSLWEIALLYPGPKAVALHRIAHELYGMKLFFLARLVAEISRWLTGIEIHPGATLGKRLVIDHGFGVVIGETAVIGDDCIIFHGVTLGGLKFDPVKRHPTVGNKVLIGTGAKILGPITIGDGALVGANAVVIRDVPAGATMVGPVSTQR; encoded by the coding sequence ATGATTAGCGGCATTTTGGAATTCCTGCGCACCTATAAGAACTACGACCCGGCGGCAAAATCCCTGTGGGAGATCGCTTTGCTGTATCCGGGGCCCAAAGCCGTGGCTTTGCATCGGATTGCTCATGAACTTTATGGGATGAAATTGTTTTTCCTGGCCCGACTGGTGGCCGAGATTTCCCGTTGGCTGACCGGCATTGAGATTCATCCCGGCGCCACTCTGGGAAAACGCCTGGTGATCGATCATGGCTTCGGTGTCGTGATCGGGGAAACCGCCGTCATTGGTGATGACTGCATCATCTTTCACGGTGTGACTTTGGGTGGATTGAAATTTGATCCTGTGAAACGTCATCCAACGGTTGGCAACAAAGTGCTGATCGGAACTGGCGCCAAGATTCTGGGACCTATCACTATCGGTGATGGAGCCCTTGTGGGCGCCAATGCCGTGGTGATTCGCGACGTGCCGGCCGGGGCGACGATGGTGGGGCCGGTTTCAACTCAGAGGTAG
- a CDS encoding 3'-5' exoribonuclease YhaM family protein, translating into MEKQTVQSLQDKSNVDALFLVKEKNVSVGKNGRPFMGLQLGDATGTIDARLWDRVDELAREFEIGDILKVKGLVQIFQNRKQLIVHRLERVESSTVDMAEFIPATARNAEDMMAELTQLVRSMKNDYLRQLVTDTLEDPEIRPMVLRAPAAKSIHHAWMGGLLEHILSICKIMDFMGTHYPFLNRDLLLFGAIFHDIGKVWELSYDNGISYTDRGRLIGHMQIACELIDKKSSRILGFSEELRDICKHIILSHHGKLEYGSPKRPKFLEAMVVAMVDDFDSKVATVKTLMDNERGSGEKWSRYSELFDRYFLLDDMNEKY; encoded by the coding sequence ATGGAAAAACAAACTGTCCAAAGTCTTCAGGATAAAAGCAATGTCGACGCTCTTTTCCTGGTGAAGGAAAAGAATGTTTCTGTCGGTAAAAACGGCCGTCCTTTTATGGGTCTGCAATTGGGTGATGCCACGGGCACCATCGATGCACGTCTGTGGGACCGAGTGGACGAACTGGCTCGCGAATTTGAAATTGGCGATATTCTGAAAGTGAAGGGTCTGGTTCAGATCTTTCAAAATCGCAAGCAACTGATCGTGCATCGTCTGGAACGGGTCGAGTCTTCGACGGTGGACATGGCGGAATTCATTCCGGCCACGGCCCGCAATGCCGAAGACATGATGGCCGAACTGACTCAGCTTGTGCGTTCAATGAAAAACGATTATCTGCGCCAGTTGGTGACCGACACCTTGGAAGATCCCGAGATTCGTCCCATGGTGCTGCGTGCGCCGGCCGCGAAAAGCATTCACCACGCGTGGATGGGCGGCCTGTTGGAGCATATTCTTTCCATCTGCAAAATTATGGACTTCATGGGGACGCACTATCCGTTCCTGAATCGTGACCTGCTTTTGTTCGGTGCGATTTTCCATGATATCGGCAAGGTTTGGGAGTTGTCGTATGACAATGGAATTTCTTACACCGATCGTGGCCGTTTGATCGGGCACATGCAGATCGCGTGCGAGCTGATAGACAAGAAGTCCTCACGTATCCTGGGTTTTTCCGAAGAACTGCGTGACATCTGCAAGCACATTATCTTAAGTCATCATGGCAAACTGGAGTACGGATCGCCCAAGCGTCCGAAGTTCCTCGAAGCGATGGTGGTGGCCATGGTGGATGATTTCGACAGCAAGGTTGCCACAGTGAAGACCCTGATGGATAACGAGCGCGGTTCCGGAGAAAAGTGGTCCCGCTATAGCGAACTGTTTGATCGCTATTTCCTGCTCGATGATATGAACGAGAAATACTAG